The genomic interval AGAAAAGAGACCAGATATTTAAGCAACCAGGTAATGATTACCCTTTTGGTAATGACACCTGCAATATACCTGTTTTGCATCATAGCCTGGAATAACCACTTCTTTGTGAACACACCTGGAATTTCTGCAATTTCCAGCCAGGATTGTTCAATAGTGGACAGAAGGTTTTGAGTGCTTGTTGGCTGGTTTGGGGCaagttgctgtgtgtgtgtctctctctctctgtgccacagatgtgccaccTTGAGCATCCTGGGGAagaagtgggccactgtgagatacaggaagctggaccagatgagcctgtggcctgatccagtggggctcttcttatgctcttttgAGAAGAGGGAAATGCAAAACCTGGTAGATAAATGTTCAAAGTTTGGGCCTGTGCTCTTTGTCACAAAGGACCAAATGCCAACCAGAGAGGGGCATCAGAGAATGTATTTATGTCTGATTTTCCAAGACACTGTGAACCATCTACAGAAGACCACCTGACagacaatcctatccaggtctactcaaaagtcaacCCCAATGTGTTAATTTGGGCTTTTGCCtatggaagtgtgcataggattgcagcctgaatgtgtcTGAAAGGCTCATTCCAGCAAAACgaaattcccctccccccttttataTAAAAGAGGTATAAAACCTGAGGTTCCTCCTGCTAGATATCAAGTGCCAGGACTCTCGGTGCTGCTCTTGCGCTTTGTCTTCCAACTTTAAACAACCAGCTCTGTTTAGAACTGGGTCGTGTGCCAGCAGTCAAAGCACAGCCATATAGGGTCTGACAGGACGGGTTTTGGAATGAGATTGTGATAAACTGGATCAGTGACTTGAATATAGCATAGAAGTCTTGCTGTCAGGAACAGACCAGTTGTGTACTGGTTCACTTTATTTTGAATTAACTGAAGTAggctacatccccccccccctttaaaggaAAGAGCATATGGACTGGTTTATATGTAGCTGGGTTGGGATTCCTTGGGGTTGCagcagcatagctacaggggaggCTGTGTGGTAAGTATTTCAGGCACCCCAACTTGCAGTGTAAGTAGCCTCTTCCACTCTCCATCAGACCCATTCTGGGCAATCGCTGTCCCCGacaatgagtgggaggggctgcttacacagcgcgTTATGGCgcttgcaatacttactgcaccaccctcCCTGCAGCTAGGCTACTGATTCCTTGTCAGGTGTGCATGCGGGGGATAAATAGGAGGATGCCTGTTTAGTCATTGTCTTAACCCCTTTATCTGTAAGAACGTCAGTGACAAAACTAAGGACACAGAACTCCCCAATGATGTGACCAGATCAAGTGATACTTAAAGCATGAGAGTTTTGAGAGATGCTACCTCTATTATCTTATTCAACAGCTGTTGAATAATCCCATAGTGTTCAAGGGCAGTCTTGGAAGTTTATGGTCCAGCCTACACAGGAGATGAAGGAGAGCTGGAGTCTAGATACTCATAATAGTTAAAGTGGAAACAGTTTATCTGGAAGATAGTAATGTTCAATGCAGTTCCTGACCATGTCTGAGTTATTTTAGTCCTGTATTACTAGTGCCTGCCTAGAAGGTTTTCAAGTTAAGGCTATTAAAGAAATCCTCTTGGTTATTAAAACTGAGAGCTGAGAGGGCTTCAGACTATATATGGTATTTGTGCTAATGATGGAAATATATTTATAGCATTTCATTTTCAGTGCATATTAGAAACCAATGCTTTTTGGGAGGTATCCCATGCCTAGGGGAAAGATGTACAGAGGATTGTGAAACTCAATATATCACATGGAAtaagcttttttgggggggacggacagacaGGGATGATCTCTATCCCTTACTTTTTCAAACCAAGCTATATCTTGGTACTGGATGTCCAAtacatgttgtttttttaagtaacCTACGATGATATATAATTTGTAGCTTATCATGTTGGTTTTGGTCATTTGGTAGATGGAGTTACATTTGGGGGAGAAAAACATGAATAATGTCACCATTTGAAGGATGGTAAAGTGTTTCTTTTGGGGTGGCAGGACACTAAAGGAATTATTTGCAATTAATTTTTCTTGAAAATGccttttaaacaaaaaaccaGTGTCTTTAAATAGTAGTTATTTGCagcctttcttttaaaaaaaatttttttttccaaaataaaaacaaacaacaaatataacaaacacaaactcaatacactcAATACTTTTAAATCTGCTTTTCTTCAAAGAGCTGAGGCAGGAATGTTAGCCTCCTACTAAGGCATCCCAATTTCACCCAGTAATCTTTGCAACTGAGCAACCTTAAATTGGGCATGTCAGTCTTGCCCTTTCCTGCCACTACACACAATGCATTTACCGGTCCTTTGCAAATATACTCATctgtaactaagagcccaatcctattttcccctccccgccaatgcagcagtgctaaaatggcTGTTGTTGCATCCTACGTtgtgggggggcagttgcagacatctcctttgggtaagggtaCACAGGGATTTGTACTCCTGTCGATCATATCTGGAGTTGGTTGCTTTTGGGGTGTCTTTGGATGAGACAGAAGGTAGGAACACAACTGACCTACACATCCTTTTACCAAAGCCCAGAGGTGTGCTTTTTAGTAAATACCTTCAAGGTGCACAGAGCATGGAAGAGTGAGTCATTTGTGTTTCTGATCTCTGTCTCATCCACAGTCATCCCTTGTGGTATTTAATTCCACTGTCTTGTATTATGGAACGAGAATTGGAGCGAGCATCTTTCAGTGTCAACTTTTGTGGCAGGTTCTAAAATACTGAAAAATGTAGTAATAGTATCCACATAAAAAATAGGCACTGTACAGGAAGAAATGGCTATAAAAACTATCTGTTTTGCTATAGGAtgttcagaaagagagagaaactcACAATTACCTCACGAAAGAAGCTATCAAGGAAAAAGTCCATATGTACAATTCTGATGTAACTGACAAGCTAAAGATGACCTTGGTAAGTTTTACCTCGTATAGGTGTTATTGTGGGAGTATATAATGGGGGCATGCTGAATCATCACTGTGTTTTTGACATTGCATCTTTTCtcgtgtgtgcatgtttgtttggggggagggttgtgttttttaagactgtgagccctttggggagggggaaccattttttctttcattttgttatgTAAGCCACTTTAAACTGttttgtttaaaagtggtatataaatattatttataataGTGTATTATTAATACCCATTTCTTGTCCTTCAAGAATTAAGTATTTGAAGTACTCCTGTACAGCAGTGAGGACTGGTCGTAATGGCTTGCAGTCTGACTGATAGAACACAAAACAAAGAAGGGAAGATGAAATTTTGCAAGTTCTGGCATCCACTGTTGCAGAATGACTGGGTGGAATGGCCATAATGGGAGGGAAGTGGCCATTTGCCCAAACTGAGTTGATGGAGGAGGTCTGAGAACCAAATGTTACaattttcccttaaaaaaaaaattaagtagggGAATGGGCCTGGGCGTGAAGAGAATagcttagcattttgcccctgcCTCAGTTCCACTCCTGATCAGGCTCTCCCTGTACTATTTACAGTAACAAAAAAGTTTCAGTTGGCGACATGATTGGAATTGGAATtgctgtgggaggccagtgctaAAGTCTGTCTACCTGTAATGGTTTCACAGtaaaaaatgctattttttttgtttataaaaATTATTACATGCGTGCCccggtatctgtggggaatctgttctggaacctcctgCAGTTAAGCAAAACTTCGGATAAAAGGGAatgcccccaccctctggagacgAGGGGAGTTCCACCCTCTTTGCCTCcgaagggtcttctgagcccagcagaggacatgcacgtctgcctgcagcctctgcccgGCTCAGAATGAAGCTTAGAGTAAAATAAATGTGACTTCTaatttttttggaaaaaccagaagttgttccCCTCACCTCCCGGGGGGGAGGGGTCCGTGGACCTGGGTAATTGAATCTACGGATATGAGCCTGCCCCTTGTATTCTTGTTATTAAGAATTGAAGACTGGGCTGACTCACCcattctttctgatggtcagatcGGTCTTTGGCTTTTAAAGCAAGTATGGGAAATATGTCTTCCCAACTACTTTAAGGCTGTGAAATGATTTTTGTCACAAGCTGTGTCTTGTTCTGTTGCAGCACTCCAATGGCAGATACACTGGCTTCATCAAAGTGCAGCTGGAACTGTGCAGACCCATCACGGTACAGAATCACGTCTGTCACGTTGTTGACAACCACAACGAGGCGCCATTTTATCTGCCCCAAGGCTGCATGAATACGCTTCATATCAGCAGCGTTAACACTGTCCGTGAAGTGATTGAAGCCTTGCTGAAGAAGTTTCTGGTGGCCGATAATCCTGCCAAGTTTGCACTTTACAAGCGCTGTCACAAGGAAGACCAAGGTATGCTTTCAGAGCTTTACAGAGCCTCGTGCGATGTTCTGGAgctctctgaaagccttctgaggcttccgcaGCACCCTTAACGGTACCTCCAGTTTTCCCACAGGTGTGGTGCTCTGGGTTTTTgaccccttgccctcccccccccagactgTCACTGGGAAGGTCTTCCTCTTGTCTTAGACTAAATGCACTTCCTTGTAGTTTCATTCCTCTGGTTCTAGTCCGGCTCTCAGGAACTACAAAGAGtaagtcctccccttcttctttgcGACATCCCTTCAGATACTTGTAGATGCCTGTCGTGTCTCCCCCGCCCCCTTAGCCTCCTCTTCTTCAGGCTACACAAATCAGGTTCCATTAACCATTTCCTGTGGGATTTGGTTTCCAGACTCTTCCTCAtctaaagagcccaatcctgtgggttggctgcactgctggaactcatgttctggcagcacatCCTGTTGATGACTGTCACAAAAGGCGAAATTCCATAGAGCGCAACCAGGTTGTGAGCTAGCACAGTCATtgtaggcagggagtgggcagaatggggcagagactagGGTGGGGTCAcgtgttgaggccaggaaggggacagtATCAGTGGCACCACAGATAttctacccccttcccagtcttgatcaGCCTTGTCAGGTCCACTCAGGtttgtaccagcaaaatcactggcacaagtccgagtagaACCATTTGGGCAGCAGAAGTTTACCCTtgaacaagggaacaaatgttccctgatttagaggagacctttgggactgcaccctaccctgtgctggatgcagcatgtgctcctgcAGCAGTGGTCGGGATTGGCTGTTGTCCTCATTCGAACCGAGCTTATTGGTGTCCTCCTTAAAATGTAATGCCTAGAACTGGATACAGTATTTCAGATGAGGTCATCTAACTAGTACAGAATAACGTGGAACTGTTACTTCTCATCAACTGGACTGTTCTTACAACTCTACTAATATAGCCCAATACTGCATTAACTTTTTTGCAGGTGCGTCACACTGCTGCCTGAGGTTCAGTTTGTGTTTCGTTTGgttagcccaattctaaccaaattcCCCCATGCTGTGGTGTGTAATGCAGCCTCCACGGCATCTAGCATGGAAATTGTGGCTGCTAGGTCTTTATCCTGGGTAAGGGGACGaaaggtaaagccccagcagcctctgtggggctactcagatattGGGAGGGGGtagaatatggcagaggcctcctctgcctttcctgccccctcccagacctgatccacactAGTCCCCGTGCTCTTTCACTGTCCTGCAGGAGCACTTACTTGCTGCGGCAGGTGCTGGCCATTGCTCTGGCAAGACGGAGCTCCACGCTGGCGCAATGtcgcttatggcatgtttgtaacagtgtTCCTGCTCCTCCTGCCAGCAGAGAAGgacaaaggattgggctgtaagatacctAGTTCGTTTTCACACATGCTGCTGCCAGACCAGGTCTCTCCCTATCCTGtacctttttttgttgttttttttaattgtgcaggACTTCACATTTgtctctgttgaacttcatcttgttgATCTGTGCACAGTGATTGTGACTGCCAAACCTAGTCTCAAATCGTGTTTCTGTCGTCCAGGGTGTCAGCTCCCTTTCTCAGCTTTGTATCATCTGAACATGTCAGTGATGCCTTTTTAATGGGTGAATCAGAAAAGGAATTTGTTTTTACTCTCCCCAAGACTGACCTGAGAATTGAGGACTAATAAGGAGATATTTTGAGACTAGAGTGCAGTGAAAATTAGATGAACAGGATAAACTGAGTTAAATCAAGGCAATTGAAAGAACCAAGACCATAATCACCAAGAGCAAAACCATTTCTTCAAATCAAGATACTGCTgtccaaacggcccctcctgaccaaggaattaagtcagatagaggttaaaacagaagatgtttcagacctcattgataagttaaagatcaataagtcaccgggccctgatggcatccactcaagagtttttaaggaattgaagaatgaagttgcagatctcttgactaagatatgcaacttgtccctcaaaacggccacggtgccagaagattggaggatagcaaatgtcacacctatctttaaaaatggaaagaggggggacccgggaaactataggccggtcagcctaacatctatgccaggtaagatggtggaatgcctaatcaaagatagaatctcaaaccacatagacaaacaagctttgctgagggagaatcagcctggcttctgtaagggtaagtcttgcctcttgaactttatagaattctttgaaaaggtcaacaggcatgtggatgcgggagaacccgtggacattatatatctggactttcagaaggtgttcgacacgatccctcaccaaaggctactaaaaaaactccacagtcagggaattagagggcagatcctctcctaGATTGAGAACTGGGAAACagagaccaggaaacagagagtggatgtcaatgggcaattttcagtgtagagaggtgaaaagcggtgtgccccaaggatctgtcctgggactggtgcttttcaacctcttcataatgacccagagacaggggtgagcagtgaggtggctaagtttgcagacaacaccaaacttttccgagtggtgaagaccagaagtgattgtgaggagctccagaaggatctctctaggctggtagaatgggcagcaaaatggcagatgcgcttcaatgtctaagtgtaaagtcatgcacattggggcaaaaaatcaaaacttcacatataggctgatgggttctgagctgtctgtgacagatcaggagagagatcttggggtgttggtggacaggttgatgaaagtgtcgacccaatgtatggcggcagtaaagaaggccaattctatgcttggggtcattagaaaagttattaagaacaaaacagctaacattttaatgccgttgtacaaatctgtggtaaggccacacctggagtattgtgtccagttctggtcactgcatctcaaaaaggatatagtggaaatggaaaaggtgcaaaagagagcaactaaaattattactgggctggagcaccttccttatgaggaaaggttacagcgtctgggcctctttagcctagaaaagagacacctgaggggggacatgattgagacatacaaaattatgcagggggttgacagagtggatagagagatgctctttacgctctcacataacaccagaaccaggggacatccactaaaattgagtgacgggagagttaggacagacaacagaaaatatttctttactcagcgtgtggtcggtctgtggaactccttgccacaggatgtggtgacggcatctggcctgaacgcctttaaaaggggattggacaagtttctggaggaaaaatccattacgggttacaagccatgatgtatatatgcaacctcctgattttagaaatgggctatgtcagaatgccagatgcaggggagggcaccaggatgcaagtctcttgttatcaggtgtacttccttgtgcatttggtgggcaactgtgagatacaggaagctggactagatgggcctatggcctgatccagtggggctgttcttatgttctgaagttTCCCATTATGAAATTAACATGTTGAACTATTTGGTTTGTAACTAAGCAGAGCTGTTAGGCAAGCTAGCTACAGACTCCAAAACCTTTGATTGTAGTCCCTCTACAGATCGATATCTGATCAGAGGCAAGAGGTGGACCAATGTTTGCAGTGCTTGTTATGCATTCAGGATAATTAGCTTATTACGATTCTGTTATTGTCTGCAACTTGATAGAACAGCGTTAAAGTTGCAAGGCAACAAAAAACCTTGATTAGTGGTAAGATTTTACTGTTCATTTTTCACAAAATGGTACTGCCCCTTCTCTAAACATGGAAGATGACTTGTAAGAGAGGGGAGTTGGGGGGCATCATGCTCCTTAGCTTGTAAAAACCCAGAAATGGAAGCCAGCCTCACTGTTGGAGACACTGTCTTTGTACATTGTATACCAGGCTGGTTGGGAAGTGCTTGGCAGTGCCACGCAGCCAGCTTCTACTCCCTGTTCAGATTATCTTGAATAGATTTGGTTGGTTCTTGTATATTGTGTTCATGCAACGGGTAGGAAGTGAGCTGGAGTTACCGTGGGGCACAGACAAGGTCATGCTTTTGTTCTGGCACTGAGTGGAGTGCATGGGTTGAACAGACTCACCTGACACTCTCATAAACAGTCCTAGATTTCTCTCCTCCCCTGCCCTTATTATGAAGCACTGTTCATCTTGACCTAATTGCACATTGCACTACAATCTGGGCAGGGCTGTATCCAATTACTAAGCATCCCGAACAAACATGCTCTCCTTTTTCATTTATAATTTACTTATAAAATGCTATACCTCCTTTCCATAGTAACACTCCAGAGGATATAAACATTTTGAAATTGTATCTTAAACATAATTGTAAAACAAGTCAAAATCGCCAACACTTACAGTAGAAAGTGTACAAAAAGAAAAGCCATAAAATTAGCCTGAACATGAAAACAAAAGTGTTTGTTTACTTGAACGAGTTGGTTCTTGTCTTCTGAAATGGCACAATGTGACAGTGAAtcctgggaaggctggagcatagTGATGGTTCCACTCTTGGAGATTAGAGCTGTGATTTTCAGCGTTTttattctcatggcacactgactctatggcactgtttctcaaccagtggaactTAAACCACTGGTGCTCCTTGAGAT from Tiliqua scincoides isolate rTilSci1 chromosome 7, rTilSci1.hap2, whole genome shotgun sequence carries:
- the RASSF3 gene encoding ras association domain-containing protein 3 isoform X2; amino-acid sequence: MYNSDVTDKLKMTLHSNGRYTGFIKVQLELCRPITVQNHVCHVVDNHNEAPFYLPQGCMNTLHISSVNTVREVIEALLKKFLVADNPAKFALYKRCHKEDQVYVCKLSETEYPLYLRLVAGPKTDVLSFVLREHETGEVLWEAFSLPELQNFLRILDKEEDEQMQILTRRYAAYRDKLEEALSGVWKPG